In Isoptericola jiangsuensis, the following proteins share a genomic window:
- the ribD gene encoding bifunctional diaminohydroxyphosphoribosylaminopyrimidine deaminase/5-amino-6-(5-phosphoribosylamino)uracil reductase RibD, with the protein MTSADVAASTLLPAERDALSRALTLAATDGLVLGANPRVGCVLLDADGAVLAEGFHRGAGTPHAEAVALANARHALGADALRGATAVVTLEPCAHTGRTGPCAHALRDAGVARVVYAQGDPNPVAAGGAQVLREDGIDVVDASGLLDDDLAGRVRDINRVWSAAVALGRPYVTWKVAASLDGRTAAADGTSRWITSVAARRDVHRLRATVDTVLVGTGTLLADDPALTVRGVPAAQPLRAVMGLRDVPADARLAAPGPDGADAVHLRTRDPHQALATLWDHDRRHVLLEGGATLAAAFWRAGLVDEVVAYVAPVLLGAGPTAVADLGITTITGAARLDVVDVTLVAPDDDDAPGDTTVRLTLRPRKEQ; encoded by the coding sequence ATGACCTCCGCCGACGTGGCGGCCTCCACCCTCCTGCCCGCGGAGCGGGACGCGCTGTCGCGCGCCCTGACGCTGGCGGCGACCGACGGCCTCGTGCTGGGCGCGAACCCGCGGGTCGGGTGCGTGCTCCTGGATGCCGACGGCGCCGTCCTCGCGGAGGGCTTCCACCGGGGTGCGGGCACGCCGCACGCCGAGGCCGTCGCCCTGGCGAACGCGCGGCACGCCCTCGGCGCGGACGCGCTGCGCGGCGCCACCGCCGTCGTCACCCTCGAACCGTGCGCCCACACCGGCCGCACCGGCCCCTGCGCGCACGCCCTGCGCGACGCCGGCGTCGCCCGGGTCGTGTACGCCCAGGGCGACCCCAACCCCGTCGCCGCGGGCGGCGCGCAGGTGCTGCGCGAGGACGGGATCGACGTCGTCGACGCCTCGGGGCTCCTCGACGACGACCTCGCGGGCCGGGTGCGGGACATCAACCGTGTCTGGAGCGCCGCCGTCGCCCTCGGCCGGCCGTACGTCACCTGGAAGGTCGCGGCCAGCCTCGACGGCCGCACCGCCGCCGCCGACGGCACCTCCCGCTGGATCACGTCCGTCGCCGCCCGCCGCGACGTCCACCGGCTGCGCGCGACCGTCGACACCGTGCTCGTCGGCACCGGCACCCTGCTCGCCGACGACCCCGCCCTCACCGTGCGAGGGGTCCCGGCCGCCCAGCCGCTGCGCGCCGTCATGGGGCTGCGCGACGTCCCGGCGGACGCCCGGCTCGCCGCGCCCGGCCCGGACGGCGCCGATGCCGTGCACCTGCGCACCCGCGACCCCCACCAGGCACTCGCCACGTTGTGGGACCACGACCGCCGCCACGTCCTGCTGGAGGGCGGCGCCACCCTCGCCGCCGCGTTCTGGCGCGCCGGGCTCGTCGACGAGGTCGTCGCCTACGTCGCCCCCGTCCTGCTCGGCGCCGGCCCGACCGCCGTCGCCGACCTCGGCATCACCACCATCACCGGCGCCGCCCGGCTCGACGTCGTCGACGTGACCCTGGTCGCGCCCGACGACGACGACGCCCCCGGCGACACCACCGTGCGGCTCACCCTGCGGCCGCGGAAGGAGCAGTAG
- a CDS encoding riboflavin synthase, which produces MFTGIVTELGTVVALERTTDAARLTVRSPGVLDGVRHGDSIAVNGCCLTVAAHDADTWTADLMAETLDRTTLGGLRPGDVVDLEPALAVGDRLGGHIVQGHVDGVGTVLARTPGERWDVVEISLPADLARYVVAKGSVAVDGVSLTVVAAGETSFTVSLIPETLARTTLGTRGVGDTVNLETDVLARHVERLLQSGAAVGTPAIQPEEATL; this is translated from the coding sequence ATGTTCACCGGCATCGTCACCGAGCTCGGCACCGTCGTCGCCCTGGAGCGCACCACCGACGCCGCCCGACTCACCGTCCGCTCGCCCGGTGTCCTCGACGGCGTCCGGCACGGCGACTCGATCGCCGTGAACGGCTGCTGCCTCACCGTCGCCGCGCACGACGCCGACACCTGGACCGCCGACCTCATGGCCGAGACCCTGGACCGCACCACGCTCGGCGGCCTGCGCCCCGGCGACGTGGTCGACCTCGAGCCCGCGCTCGCCGTCGGCGACCGCCTCGGCGGGCACATCGTCCAGGGGCACGTCGACGGCGTCGGCACCGTGCTCGCCCGCACCCCGGGCGAACGCTGGGACGTCGTCGAGATCTCCCTGCCGGCCGACCTCGCGCGGTACGTCGTCGCCAAGGGCTCCGTCGCCGTCGACGGCGTCTCCCTCACCGTGGTCGCCGCGGGGGAGACGTCGTTCACCGTCAGCCTCATCCCCGAGACCCTCGCCCGCACGACGCTCGGCACCCGCGGAGTCGGCGACACCGTCAACCTGGAGACCGACGTGCTGGCCCGGCACGTCGAGCGTCTCCTGCAGTCCGGCGCGGCCGTCGGCACCCCCGCCATCCAGCCCGAGGAGGCCACCCTGTGA
- a CDS encoding pseudouridine synthase translates to MPTTRRGGSRRPQRQQKPVTPPVDVHDPDGIRLQKVLAQAGLGSRRACEDLIASGRVEVDGQIVTELGVRVDPAKAVVHVDGMRVQLDPTKITLAVNKPIGMVSTMSDPDGRPTLADLVADRSERLFHVGRLDADSEGLLLLTNDGELGNRLAHPSYEIAKTYRVQVEGPEFYPRVAKQLTDGVELEDGVARMDSVRVVDAVPGRAMLEVVLHSGRNRVVRRMLEEVGYPVTRLVRTRIGPIALGDLKVGRTRVLGRTELGTLMRAVDL, encoded by the coding sequence ATGCCCACGACACGCCGCGGCGGGAGCCGCCGCCCCCAGCGCCAGCAGAAGCCCGTCACCCCGCCCGTCGACGTCCACGACCCCGACGGCATCCGGTTGCAGAAGGTGCTCGCCCAGGCCGGTCTCGGGTCCCGCCGCGCCTGCGAGGACCTCATCGCGAGCGGCCGCGTCGAGGTCGACGGCCAGATCGTCACCGAGCTCGGCGTCCGCGTCGACCCGGCCAAGGCCGTGGTGCACGTCGACGGCATGCGCGTCCAGCTCGACCCCACCAAGATCACCCTGGCCGTGAACAAGCCCATCGGCATGGTCTCGACCATGAGCGACCCCGACGGCCGGCCCACCCTGGCGGACCTCGTCGCGGACCGCTCCGAGCGGCTGTTCCACGTCGGTCGCCTCGACGCGGACTCCGAGGGCCTGCTGCTGCTCACCAACGACGGCGAGCTCGGCAACCGCCTCGCGCACCCCAGCTACGAGATCGCCAAGACCTACCGCGTGCAGGTCGAGGGCCCCGAGTTCTACCCGCGGGTCGCCAAGCAGCTCACCGACGGCGTCGAGCTCGAGGACGGCGTGGCGCGCATGGACTCGGTCCGCGTCGTCGACGCGGTGCCCGGCCGCGCCATGCTGGAGGTCGTCCTGCACTCGGGTCGCAACCGTGTGGTGCGCCGCATGCTGGAGGAGGTCGGCTACCCGGTGACGCGCCTCGTGCGCACCCGGATCGGCCCGATCGCCCTGGGCGACCTCAAGGTCGGCCGCACCCGCGTGCTGGGTCGCACGGAGCTCGGCACGCTGATGCGCGCCGTCGACCTCTGA
- the der gene encoding ribosome biogenesis GTPase Der: MTTPADGPDLTPADAPDDAAPAVTYADDEARERALRAGLEDFDLDEADRALLDADWDDLDAEPAPLALPVLAVVGRPNVGKSTLVNRILGRREAVVEDTPGVTRDRVSYPAEWSGRDFTLVDTGGWEVDVAGIDSKVAEQAEVAIALADAVVFVVDAQVGATASDERVVELLRRAGKPVVLCANKVDGPAGEADAAFLWSLGLGEPMPVSALHGRGLGDMLDAVLDVLPEHSAYGEVRPDGPRRVALVGRPNVGKSSLLNRIAGSERVVVDELAGTTRDPVDELVEIKGIPYWFVDTAGIRRRVHQTSGADFYASLRTQAAIEKAEVAVVLVDASVPLTEQDTRVISQVVDAGRALVLAYNKWDLMDDDRRPYLEREIERDLVQITWAPRVNVSARTGWHTDKLVRALETSLESWDYRIPTGRLNGFLGELVAAHPHPLRGGKQPRILFATQASTRPPRFVIFATGFLEAGYRRFIERRLREEFGFEGTPIQVSVRVREKRKR; encoded by the coding sequence ATGACCACCCCCGCCGACGGCCCCGACCTCACGCCTGCCGACGCCCCCGACGACGCCGCGCCCGCCGTGACGTACGCCGACGACGAGGCCCGCGAGCGGGCGCTGCGCGCCGGCCTGGAGGACTTCGACCTCGACGAGGCCGACCGCGCCCTCCTCGACGCCGACTGGGACGACCTCGACGCCGAGCCGGCGCCCCTGGCGCTGCCCGTCCTCGCCGTCGTCGGTCGGCCGAACGTCGGCAAGTCGACGCTCGTCAACCGCATCCTCGGCCGCCGCGAGGCCGTCGTCGAGGACACGCCGGGCGTGACGCGCGACCGGGTCAGCTACCCCGCGGAGTGGTCGGGCCGGGACTTCACGCTCGTCGACACCGGCGGCTGGGAGGTCGACGTCGCCGGCATCGACTCCAAGGTGGCCGAGCAGGCCGAGGTCGCGATCGCGCTCGCCGACGCCGTGGTGTTCGTCGTGGACGCCCAGGTCGGCGCCACCGCGAGCGACGAGCGCGTCGTGGAGCTGCTGCGCCGCGCCGGCAAGCCGGTCGTGCTGTGCGCCAACAAGGTGGACGGCCCCGCCGGCGAGGCGGACGCCGCGTTCTTGTGGTCCCTCGGCCTCGGCGAGCCCATGCCCGTGTCCGCCCTGCACGGGCGCGGCCTGGGCGACATGCTCGACGCCGTCCTCGACGTCCTGCCGGAGCACTCCGCCTACGGCGAGGTGCGTCCCGACGGTCCGCGGCGGGTCGCGCTGGTCGGCCGCCCGAACGTCGGCAAGTCGTCGCTGCTCAACAGGATCGCCGGGTCCGAGCGCGTCGTCGTCGACGAGCTCGCCGGCACCACCCGCGACCCCGTCGACGAGCTCGTCGAGATCAAGGGCATCCCGTACTGGTTCGTCGACACCGCGGGCATCCGCCGTCGCGTCCACCAGACGTCCGGCGCGGACTTCTACGCCTCCCTGCGCACGCAGGCCGCCATCGAGAAGGCGGAGGTCGCCGTCGTCCTCGTCGACGCGTCCGTGCCGCTCACCGAGCAGGACACCCGCGTCATCTCGCAGGTCGTGGATGCCGGGCGCGCGCTCGTCCTGGCGTACAACAAGTGGGACCTCATGGACGACGACCGCCGCCCCTACCTGGAGCGGGAGATCGAGCGGGACCTCGTGCAGATCACGTGGGCGCCGCGCGTCAACGTCTCCGCCCGCACCGGCTGGCACACCGACAAGCTGGTGCGCGCCCTGGAGACGTCGCTCGAGTCGTGGGACTACCGCATCCCGACCGGCCGCCTCAACGGGTTCCTCGGCGAGCTCGTGGCCGCCCACCCGCACCCGCTGCGCGGCGGCAAGCAGCCGCGCATCCTGTTCGCCACCCAGGCGTCCACGCGTCCGCCGCGGTTCGTCATCTTCGCCACGGGGTTCCTCGAGGCCGGCTACCGCCGGTTCATCGAGCGTCGCCTGCGCGAGGAGTTCGGCTTCGAGGGCACCCCGATCCAGGTCAGTGTCCGCGTGCGGGAGAAGCGCAAGCGCTGA
- the cmk gene encoding (d)CMP kinase, with the protein MRAPVVTIAVDGPSGSGKSSVSRAVATRLGLAYLDTGAMYRAATLWCVRSGVPLEDAGAVAAAVVAMPLEMGVDPSAPTVVLAGDDVAEAIRTTDVSSVVSQVATNLDVRAELRRRQRAVIETEAVGGFSGGRGVVAEGRDITTVVAPDADARVLLTASEEARLRRRSLEVHGAADADAVEATKDQVLRRDRDDATVSQFLVAADGVATVDSSDLDFDQTVEAVLAVVEHVTA; encoded by the coding sequence ATGCGAGCACCAGTGGTCACCATCGCCGTCGACGGCCCCTCCGGGTCCGGCAAGTCCAGCGTCTCCCGGGCGGTCGCCACCCGGCTCGGCCTGGCCTACCTCGACACCGGGGCCATGTACCGGGCCGCGACCCTGTGGTGCGTGCGCTCGGGCGTGCCGCTGGAGGACGCCGGCGCGGTGGCCGCCGCGGTCGTGGCGATGCCGCTGGAGATGGGCGTCGACCCGTCGGCCCCGACGGTCGTGCTCGCCGGCGACGACGTCGCCGAGGCGATCCGCACCACCGACGTCTCGTCCGTCGTGTCGCAGGTCGCGACCAACCTCGACGTGCGCGCCGAGCTGCGCCGCCGTCAGCGGGCCGTTATCGAGACCGAGGCCGTGGGCGGGTTCTCCGGCGGGCGGGGCGTCGTGGCCGAGGGCCGCGACATCACCACCGTCGTCGCGCCCGACGCCGACGCCCGGGTGCTGCTCACCGCCAGCGAGGAGGCGCGGCTGCGCCGCCGCTCCCTGGAGGTGCACGGCGCGGCCGACGCCGACGCCGTCGAGGCGACCAAGGACCAGGTGCTGCGCCGCGACCGCGACGACGCCACGGTCAGCCAGTTCCTCGTGGCCGCCGACGGCGTCGCGACGGTCGACTCGAGCGACCTCGACTTCGACCAGACCGTCGAGGCGGTCCTGGCGGTCGTCGAGCACGTCACCGCCTGA